Part of the Mercenaria mercenaria strain notata unplaced genomic scaffold, MADL_Memer_1 contig_544, whole genome shotgun sequence genome is shown below.
GACCCTACCACGTCGACACTTACATGCAGTGCAACATCTGCACTTACCATATTGAGACACACAAgcaattcaatatttgcaacaTCTGCAGCCATCATACTGTCACCAACACGCAGTTTGGAATCTGCACCTACCGCGTTGACACTAACAAGCAGTGCAAAGCCTAACGCTGCCACTTCAACACTAACAAACAGTACCATATTTGCACCTACCACGTCGACACTAACAAGCAGTATAGCATCTGAACCTACCATTTCGACCGTAACAGACAGGAGCACAACTAAATCTATCGCATGGAAAATGACAAGCAGTGCAATATTTGCACCTATCACATCGATAAAGATAAGTAGTGCATCATCTGCACCTGTAACATTGGCGCCAACAAGCAGTATAACACCTACAGTTGCCTCATCTCCACTAGCAATCAGTGCAAGACATACAGCTGTCTCAACGATATTAACAGGCAGTGAAATACCTACAGCTACCACATCAATACAGACAATAAGGCCAACACGTACAATGTCAACATCGACTCAGAACATCGGACCAACACCTATAGCGACCATATCGGCACAAACAATCAGTGTAACACCTTCAGATACCATATCGACACAAACAATCAGTGCAACATTTTTAGCTGCAGCATCGACACAAACAATCAGTACAACACATACAGCTGCCACATCAACTATAATAAGCAGTGCAGTATCAGCACCTACGACGTCAACACTAACACACTGGGAAACATCTGCACCTACCGCTTCAAAATTACAAATCAGTACATCATTTGCACCAATTGCAATTACGCCAACACCTTCATCGGCCATATCGATACAGACAATCAGACCAACACCTACAGCTGCCACACTGACACAAACAACAATTAGTGCAAAACCTACAGCTACCACATTCATACAAAGAATTAGTGCAACACATACAGAGGCAACATCTACGCAGACAAGCAGTGCAAAACCTACAACAACCACATCGGAACTTACAAGTAGTACTAGTTCAACTGTCTCTGCAGTGACCGACTTTGGTTTGTAtacatttttatcacatgtttgacgtcgcgggagtgtaataaagccattaaataaaaatgataatacactagtgtaataaagctttgacgtcgacgtcatttatactataggcgacgtcggtcaaattttCTTGCTtattatagtaaaagaaagtctaTTTATTGATGTTTTGACAAGAAAgattaacatgtgataaaaagaatatcacatttgtgacttttcacattgaatttattaaactcgttgaatacaattgataaaatgctcggcagagcctcacattttattattttattcaactcgtttaataaattcaatatgaaaagacactcatgtaatatcctctatatttatgttttatctctcatgaacagaccgaATTAAAAAGGgtgtgctattattttgctttgtcgAGTTGTATGCTTTgtcttataatttttaaaaatatttataacacGTGTTGAAAATgactttattcatatatttccaaTAATATAAGGTGTTAAATCACGTGGATACGTTGTATTAGGACAACTATATTTTAATGTATGATACATTCAATCTTAAACAGCACATGTCATTTCATACAAGAATCGATATAGGAGTCACAACCACCACCATGTTTTTCAGTAGTTCGACTTGCAGATGCCTTCAACCCCGGATGCACAAGTTCAGGATGGAATGTTACACTGGACATGGCAATTCTAAAACAGCTTTACCCTAATATAACATCCAACCATATATACTTTGGTGATAACTCGTGCCGCGGGAAACAGGTGggaaacaaattaatatttcagCATGGATTCACGGACTGTCTTACAGCTGAACGGGTATGTATGTTTTGCTACATCTATAACACAGGtgtataataataaagtaaaggGTATAATACAATGTAAAGACAATAAACTACTGACACTCAGATGTATAAATTATCAAAAGTTATTGACTATTACGCTACTATTAGTTTTTTATTGAATACTCAGCCAAAAtctgtaaaagtaaaaataaaacataggAGAACAGTTATTGTTTCAAACATATATGTTCATACTAGAAAGGATATCCCTGTCTGTGgatatatcatatttcataaCAGCGAAAATGATGTACCTCGAATCGGCGGACATACTTAAGGAACCATATTACTTTCTAACGGAAGTCTGCCGGAAGACAGAAGTAAGTGTAGTTGAAATAACAGAACATATAGGACTTAACACTGTAAATGTCTAAGAACGTTTGTCCTGCATTgatataaatatgatattcagATCATCTGAATAAATTAGGCAGACAAAAaagcttacaatatttttattcagGCTTTGTAACCTACCTCAATTAGGCAGATAGCCTCAGATGTGTAATACAGAGGTATTCACTGAGTATTATTTATAATCTAATATAACTTATATACGACAGATCTCGGGCGACACCATATTATACGAAAATAACTTGTTCTACGCAATTTACGACCCTATACAACCATTCATTATCCGTCAGCACAAGTGGACATATGGTGTTGAATGTGACGTCAGCCGTAACGAGGCTACGTCATCGCATGTGCACCATGACGTTGACGCTATACATTCTGCAGTATCCAGTCAttatgaaataaacatgacattCTTCAAAGATCCAGGCTTTATGAATGAACTTCCTGGAAATCCTTTACATACGAACGTCGGTGACGATGTCTACGTCAAAGTTTTCACGTTGGCAACAGACTGGAATATTAAAATGAGGCTACATACATGCTACACCAAACCAACGGAGGTCGCAGCAGATATGACATATTACATCATCGCTGATGGGTAAGCATACGTTTAAATCTCTTGTTGCATACATTAATTACCTGATCTAAATTTCTTACGCCCCCTGAACATGTTTGGCAATATCTTTCATAATTCTAATAgtacatttataaaattgtttacatgtataGCTACATATGGTGTAAATAACACACTCagtaaaatgtcaacaaaatcaaatagTCTAAATATATCATATACCCACTTTTTAAAAGTGACAAAGATACACATAAAAGTTGTGTTTGTATAATATGAGCAAACAACATTTGTAAGTAAACGGGGGTGTACATATTGACTTTTCACTGATAAATGGTCAAATGTCAAACCAGATTTAGATTCACAAGATAAagaagttaatattttgtttcttgtGAAAATATTCTTGCAATCAAACGAAATTGGCTCGTTTGTAAATAGTATACGTAAATGTTTGTTGCTTAAAAAGGGATTAAGACCGTAGAATAAATGAACTGATTCCGTAACATCTCTCGATTTTGTGGagattttgaaatgtatttatcattatatttttctaaatgcgTGAGAATTTCAAACCTGTACTATTAGTTATATGTCAGACACTGACAGGGACATAATCGAGGTAAATTggatacaaaaaagaaataaatggtgcaatattatacaatttatattattacagattacGTACTATATTGATTCAAATAACTTCTAAAGttctaaattattaaaataacatatGGTATGCACTGGTGGACTATGAACTGATGGTATTTCAGATGCGAAGTAGACAGTAACACTCACATTATTTCCCAGTCTACACACGAGACGAGATTCGTCTTCCAAGACTTTGAGTATTCTACAAACGGCGAGGGTCTCAACATCTATTGTAATGCCACGTTTTGTGAAACTAAATATTATTCTCCGGGATGTGCACAGTCTTGTAAATCTTTTGGAACACAGGCTCTTGTTGGAAAATAGACCACTACTTTATCTAGCAATCGAGTTACGTCAATTTATATCATTTCATTCTATATTATTGTTTAAAGCCATTGTTCCAACATGAAATTACATGAAATGGACACGTGTAATTGAACacttcataaaattaaaaaaaaaacattgctctGTATTGTTGTTGGGAACAAATcacaaaacatataataaaacatgttaCGAAATATTGTCATACATTGGTCTTTATAATATTGAATAATTGGGAGCCCGTTCAAAACATTATTCATTTCCACTTTAAAGAATCGTAGATCTTACAGCTTTTCATACATCTACAGCATTTGATCAGTACGTGAATCAAGCAAAATACCATTATCTTACGACGTAATTAAACTAGCaagaaaaaaatagagaaataatTTCTACAAATGTTGCTAGATTCTGAAGTTAACATTTTTTACAGTACTATAAGGCAGAAACTTCTTGTGTCGAATTTTGTTCTTGTGCGTTAGTGGTCATAAGCTTTACATCTGactgtaaatgtataataaaaaaagaaaataattatagtAGTACACATACTTTTCAAAGCTTTAAGATAGTTATGTATGTAAAATGTGTTTTGTCATTTGTTATAAAATTCTACTAATACTATCTAAAACCTTTAAGTTAGAGACTGAGATTTACAGTTTTCACGTCTAAATAGGGATAACATGCAATAAATGATACACGTTCAGgttttacatacgaattttgaacgtgtacaaggctcaattgtatgaaaaagaa
Proteins encoded:
- the LOC128554577 gene encoding zona pellucida sperm-binding protein 2-like, which produces MAILKQLYPNITSNHIYFGDNSCRGKQVGNKLIFQHGFTDCLTAERISGDTILYENNLFYAIYDPIQPFIIRQHKWTYGVECDVSRNEATSSHVHHDVDAIHSAVSSHYEINMTFFKDPGFMNELPGNPLHTNVGDDVYVKVFTLATDWNIKMRLHTCYTKPTEVAADMTYYIIADGCEVDSNTHIISQSTHETRFVFQDFEYSTNGEGLNIYCNATFCETKYYSPGCAQSCKSFGTQALVGK